From the genome of Segatella hominis, one region includes:
- a CDS encoding DUF1573 domain-containing protein, with protein sequence MGKRFTMIFIALSLMSMSQAWAQKLKFDQQLIDAGTMTEDDAPRTYSFVGRNVSGKMLEISRIQTTCGCTKSSVSQMRLQPGDSCKIELTFTPHGYPGTIDTRAFVHLKDSDREPVTKIGLRGMVLPSADVWYRFKYKMGDLRLKQAKVTFNEVTAGMKAEARILCGNSGKKPLKISSLVLPQYAQVKTEPEIIPAGDEADLVITLDVDKIPPMMKPNFTFPIILEGVDAKPSDRTIMVVVNRNQ encoded by the coding sequence ATGGGAAAGAGATTCACGATGATCTTCATTGCTCTCAGCCTGATGAGCATGAGTCAGGCTTGGGCACAAAAACTCAAGTTTGACCAGCAGCTCATCGATGCCGGTACGATGACCGAGGATGATGCGCCACGAACCTATTCGTTTGTAGGTAGAAACGTGAGTGGTAAGATGCTGGAAATATCCCGTATTCAGACCACCTGTGGTTGCACCAAGTCGAGTGTCAGTCAGATGAGACTACAGCCAGGTGATAGCTGTAAGATAGAATTGACGTTTACTCCTCATGGTTATCCTGGCACTATAGACACCCGCGCTTTTGTCCATCTGAAGGATTCGGACAGAGAACCGGTCACAAAGATTGGACTGAGGGGCATGGTTCTTCCAAGTGCGGATGTCTGGTATCGCTTCAAGTATAAGATGGGCGACCTGAGACTGAAGCAGGCTAAGGTAACATTCAATGAGGTGACGGCAGGTATGAAGGCTGAGGCTCGCATTCTCTGTGGCAATAGCGGGAAGAAACCGCTGAAGATCAGCAGTCTGGTGCTTCCACAGTATGCACAAGTGAAAACAGAGCCGGAAATCATCCCTGCTGGTGATGAGGCAGACTTGGTGATTACGCTGGATGTGGATAAAATCCCGCCGATGATGAAGCCGAATTTCACTTTCCCGATTATTCTGGAGGGTGTGGACGCCAAGCCGAGTGACCGTACGATTATGGTCGTAGTGAATCGCAATCAGTAA
- a CDS encoding lipocalin family protein — protein sequence MKHLIKLFTLLVVMLLSVGFVSCSSDDDEPAEQPIAVTPANLDGVWKMTAWNNGQPMPEGTYCYVVFHRRDNTMEMYDNMNSMYAVHTTGSFFVKQDPYLGYIVGGTYDNGVGDWNQQYIVSNLYKSGSMIWTAKDDANDVCRYERCGEVPAEIIKEASDLKD from the coding sequence ATGAAACATTTAATCAAACTCTTCACCCTGTTGGTGGTTATGCTCCTTTCTGTGGGTTTCGTATCTTGTAGCAGCGATGATGATGAACCTGCAGAGCAGCCGATAGCTGTGACTCCTGCTAATCTTGATGGAGTATGGAAAATGACTGCCTGGAACAATGGTCAGCCAATGCCTGAGGGCACATATTGCTATGTGGTTTTCCATCGCCGTGATAATACTATGGAGATGTACGACAACATGAACAGTATGTATGCAGTTCATACTACCGGTTCCTTCTTTGTGAAGCAGGATCCATATTTGGGTTATATTGTTGGCGGTACCTACGATAATGGTGTTGGTGATTGGAACCAGCAGTATATCGTGAGCAATCTTTATAAGAGCGGTTCTATGATCTGGACTGCCAAGGATGATGCTAACGATGTTTGCCGCTATGAGCGTTGCGGCGAAGTGCCAGCTGAGATTATCAAAGAGGCAAGTGATTTGAAAGACTAA
- a CDS encoding S8 family serine peptidase has product MYTHPDLAANMWCNPGETTQGAKTDGDGNGYEGDLHGYNFVTESGDITWTDANDSGHGTHVAGTIAAVNGNGIGVCGVAGGDGTPNSGVKIMSCQVFSGQNSVTLAGEARAIKYAADNGAVILQCSWGYNSSESSIINGYTPGPATEKEWAETYPLEKEALDYFIHNAGSPNGVIDGGIPVFAAGNEYAGNPAFPGAYSKCVCVASVAADYTPACYTDYGTLVTLSAPGGDLEYYGKIGEEEDEYWAETAEQKGAVLSTLIQNGKPAYGYMEGTSMACPHVSGVAALGLAYAVKQHRHYRAADFVSLMKKAVKDLDGYYGNGATKIYYMNHTTVGASPEIVNLSKYIGKMGAGLIDAAQLLNLVKNKDYSSDMKLPNIYVALDKVSTLNLPSYFEGVESGYTCAVGDANVASATIEGTTLTVKGLAVGSTTLTVSVGGKQQTVSIIVRKNASNNGWM; this is encoded by the coding sequence ATGTACACTCACCCTGATCTGGCTGCCAATATGTGGTGTAACCCTGGTGAGACTACTCAGGGAGCCAAGACTGATGGCGATGGTAATGGTTATGAGGGCGACCTTCACGGCTACAACTTCGTAACCGAGAGTGGCGATATTACCTGGACTGATGCCAACGATTCAGGTCATGGAACTCACGTAGCAGGTACAATTGCCGCAGTCAATGGTAACGGTATTGGTGTTTGTGGTGTAGCTGGTGGTGATGGTACTCCTAATTCTGGTGTGAAGATTATGTCATGCCAGGTGTTCTCTGGTCAGAATAGTGTAACTTTAGCAGGAGAGGCAAGAGCTATCAAATATGCAGCCGACAATGGTGCGGTGATTCTCCAGTGCAGTTGGGGTTACAACTCTTCAGAGTCAAGTATCATCAATGGTTATACTCCTGGACCAGCTACCGAAAAGGAGTGGGCTGAGACTTATCCTTTGGAGAAGGAGGCTTTGGATTATTTCATCCACAATGCCGGTTCTCCTAATGGCGTCATTGATGGTGGTATTCCTGTTTTTGCTGCTGGTAATGAGTATGCAGGCAATCCTGCGTTCCCTGGCGCTTATTCCAAGTGTGTATGTGTAGCTTCTGTTGCTGCCGACTATACGCCAGCTTGCTATACCGACTATGGTACGCTCGTTACCTTGAGTGCTCCTGGTGGTGACTTGGAATATTACGGCAAGATAGGTGAGGAAGAGGATGAGTATTGGGCAGAGACTGCTGAACAGAAGGGTGCTGTGCTCTCTACTTTGATTCAGAATGGTAAACCTGCATATGGTTATATGGAGGGAACTTCCATGGCTTGTCCTCATGTTTCTGGTGTGGCTGCTCTCGGTTTGGCATACGCAGTCAAGCAGCATCGTCATTATCGTGCTGCTGATTTCGTGAGTCTGATGAAGAAGGCTGTCAAGGACTTGGATGGCTATTATGGTAATGGTGCTACCAAGATTTATTATATGAACCATACTACAGTGGGTGCTTCTCCTGAAATCGTCAACCTGTCTAAGTATATCGGTAAGATGGGCGCTGGTCTGATTGATGCAGCTCAGCTCTTGAATCTTGTTAAGAATAAGGATTACAGTTCTGATATGAAGTTGCCTAATATCTATGTGGCGCTCGACAAGGTTTCTACCTTGAATCTGCCAAGTTACTTTGAAGGCGTAGAGAGTGGATACACTTGTGCTGTTGGTGATGCCAATGTGGCTTCTGCTACGATAGAAGGTACTACTCTCACCGTAAAGGGACTTGCTGTAGGAAGTACTACTCTGACAGTATCAGTTGGCGGCAAGCAGCAGACTGTGAGCATTATAGTTCGTAAGAATGCCAGCAACAACGGTTGGATGTAA